The Acidobacteriota bacterium genome includes the window AGCTGCGGCCGGGGGACCAGGCTCCCCCGTTCGTGCTCGAGGACGCGTCTGGGAGCCGGCACGCGCTCGCCGGCCTGAAGGGCCTCCACGTCATCCTGCTGTTCGGCCACCGCAACGTGAGACGGGAAAACCAGCAATGGGCCGAGGCTTTCCAGGCGCGCTACGGACGAACGCCGTCGGTCCGGATTTTCATGATCGGGGACATGCGAGGCGTGCCGGTCTTCGTTCCAAGAAGCCTCATCAAGGATCGAGCCCGGGCCACCAGGCCGCCCGTTCCGCTGCTGCTCGACTGGGGCCAGAAGGTCAACACGCTCTTCGGTGTGGACCCCAGGCGGATCGACATCTTTGTCGTGGAGCCCTCCGGCGCGA containing:
- a CDS encoding redoxin domain-containing protein, which codes for MALRGTTAAGLGVLLSTASAFAGPPGRELRPGDQAPPFVLEDASGSRHALAGLKGLHVILLFGHRNVRRENQQWAEAFQARYGRTPSVRIFMIGDMRGVPVFVPRSLIKDRARATRPPVPLLLDWGQKVNTLFGVDPRRIDIFVVEPSGAIALRHRAEGFTDADFAALIARLDPVLSSADRSGFAAAATP